A stretch of the Marivirga tractuosa DSM 4126 genome encodes the following:
- a CDS encoding IS110 family RNA-guided transposase has protein sequence MKVLRQCCGIDVSMDALDVVLMTLQEDFELKIVSSGQFANTKKDIKKLMNWVKRHQLNDLPLQVVMEATGVYHEQLAYALYDNGFELAVVLPNKVANYGRSTDVRRIDDKISARHIAEFGLLKKIDNWTKPDASLLKLKGLSREREQLLNERTRAKNQQHAKEHMAEVDKFTLKRAKQHIKFLDKLIDQVETQMKDIVDQTPWLKKKINYICSLKGVGFITATIVIAETNGFNLIRNSRQLVCYAGYDINNKQSGTSVNTKARISHKGNKHIRKALYFPALTAVQHDEPLSNFYNRLFDRQKIKMKSYVAVQRKLLILIYTLWKKEERYNPEYCKDKFLLEQPQEAALTELDQVRS, from the coding sequence ATGAAAGTACTTAGACAATGCTGTGGAATCGATGTTTCAATGGATGCTCTGGATGTTGTTTTGATGACCCTCCAAGAGGATTTTGAATTAAAAATTGTATCAAGTGGTCAGTTTGCCAATACCAAAAAGGATATTAAGAAATTGATGAATTGGGTTAAAAGACATCAACTTAATGATCTTCCTCTTCAAGTAGTCATGGAAGCAACAGGTGTTTATCATGAGCAATTGGCTTACGCGCTTTACGATAATGGTTTTGAACTTGCCGTTGTTCTGCCCAACAAAGTAGCTAATTATGGCCGTAGCACTGATGTGAGACGCATAGACGATAAAATCAGTGCAAGGCACATCGCTGAATTTGGGTTATTAAAAAAGATAGACAACTGGACAAAACCAGATGCCTCTTTATTGAAATTAAAAGGTCTGAGCAGAGAACGAGAGCAATTACTCAATGAAAGAACCAGGGCCAAGAACCAACAACATGCCAAAGAACACATGGCAGAAGTCGATAAGTTTACATTAAAAAGAGCCAAGCAACACATTAAGTTCTTGGATAAGCTGATTGACCAAGTAGAAACTCAAATGAAAGACATAGTCGATCAAACCCCATGGTTAAAAAAGAAAATTAATTACATATGCTCCCTAAAAGGAGTTGGCTTTATTACAGCAACCATTGTAATAGCAGAAACAAATGGCTTTAACCTTATCAGAAACAGCCGTCAATTGGTATGTTATGCCGGTTATGACATCAACAACAAACAATCTGGAACATCGGTTAACACCAAAGCTAGAATTTCCCACAAAGGAAATAAACATATTAGAAAAGCACTCTACTTCCCAGCATTAACGGCAGTCCAACATGATGAGCCATTAAGTAATTTTTATAACCGTCTGTTCGACAGACAAAAGATTAAAATGAAAAGCTATGTGGCCGTGCAAAGAAAATTGCTGATACTGATCTATACACTATGGAAAAAAGAAGAAAGATATAATCCAGAATATTGCAAAGATAAATTTTTATTAGAGCAGCCCCAAGAGGCCGCCCTAACCGAGCTGGATCAAGTCCGCTCTTGA
- a CDS encoding GxxExxY protein produces the protein MNENELSKIIIGSAIKVHQSLGPGLLENAYQECLFYELKNQNLAVIKEKSMPVIYEEIKMDCGYKIDLLVEDKVVIELKSVDKLNDVHKAQALTYMKLGHYKLGLLINFNVSFLKSGIKRLINGYI, from the coding sequence ATGAATGAAAATGAATTAAGCAAGATAATCATTGGCTCTGCTATCAAAGTACATCAATCTTTAGGCCCTGGTTTATTAGAGAATGCCTATCAAGAATGTCTTTTCTACGAACTCAAAAATCAAAATCTAGCTGTTATAAAAGAAAAATCCATGCCTGTTATCTATGAAGAAATCAAAATGGATTGTGGGTACAAGATAGATTTATTAGTTGAAGATAAAGTGGTAATTGAACTTAAGAGCGTTGATAAACTGAATGATGTTCACAAAGCTCAAGCTTTGACTTATATGAAGCTGGGTCATTATAAATTAGGATTATTAATCAATTTTAATGTCTCTTTTTTAAAATCTGGCATCAAAAGGCTGATAAACGGCTACATTTAA
- a CDS encoding exosortase F system-associated membrane protein, with translation MKNNDWLQPNKGLRILLIFISLTGLGIIFIAQRFDYSLLISDDFSTQNQFIINRIIRFLLNDNLVLLLIYAIFYDYKYVKFGLAIEAVGFFFLLIPYFILRYYTSIDHMYISFIHRLIINPTLMVLLIPAIYIQRINHSQH, from the coding sequence ATGAAAAATAACGATTGGTTACAACCCAATAAAGGACTTAGAATATTGTTGATATTTATCAGTTTAACAGGCTTGGGAATAATTTTTATTGCTCAACGTTTTGATTATAGTTTATTGATTTCTGATGATTTTAGTACTCAAAATCAATTTATTATCAATAGGATAATCCGATTTTTGTTGAATGATAATCTAGTATTGCTATTAATTTACGCTATTTTTTATGATTATAAATACGTAAAGTTTGGATTAGCAATTGAAGCGGTGGGCTTTTTCTTTTTACTGATTCCCTATTTTATTTTGAGGTATTACACCTCAATTGATCACATGTATATCAGCTTTATCCATAGGCTGATTATAAATCCTACCTTAATGGTGCTGTTAATCCCTGCAATCTACATCCAACGGATTAACCACAGTCAGCACTGA
- the xrtF gene encoding exosortase family protein XrtF, translating to MSLYQDFKPSIFFLAKFIGLYVVLNILYGFYLDASKGEADIMTKWVTEQTASVIDLYEDKIATGPKDDLKSIFIFKESQAILSVYEGCNGLNVMVIFVSFLIAYGKIGTRMLWFIPLGLLVIHFFNILRILLLFHVTISMPDFLYFSHKYLFTAFIYIGVLGMWALWIFKVNEK from the coding sequence ATGAGTTTATATCAGGATTTTAAGCCCTCTATTTTTTTTCTAGCCAAGTTTATCGGTCTATATGTAGTGCTCAATATTCTCTATGGTTTTTATTTGGATGCCTCAAAAGGGGAAGCAGATATCATGACGAAATGGGTAACAGAACAAACAGCCAGTGTCATCGATCTGTATGAAGATAAAATCGCTACAGGCCCAAAAGATGATTTGAAAAGTATTTTTATTTTTAAAGAAAGCCAGGCTATTCTATCTGTTTACGAAGGCTGCAATGGCTTAAATGTAATGGTGATTTTTGTATCCTTCTTGATTGCCTATGGCAAAATTGGAACAAGAATGTTATGGTTTATTCCCTTAGGTTTATTAGTAATTCATTTTTTCAATATTTTAAGGATTCTTTTGTTGTTTCATGTCACCATTTCAATGCCTGATTTCCTCTATTTTAGTCATAAATATTTATTTACGGCATTCATTTACATAGGCGTATTAGGTATGTGGGCACTTTGGATTTTTAAGGTCAATGAAAAATAA
- a CDS encoding NeuD/PglB/VioB family sugar acetyltransferase: MTEIAIYGAGGFGREVNLIVQQLIKKGYPYHFLGFFDDEDKSSELGKLYLGNTAALNHWKTPISVALAIGNGKTRKKVVDRIRNPRVEFSKVISPYAVFNDIISIGKGSIICAGANLTTNIEVGEFVVVNLNATIGHDCRLGDFSSVMPGANLAGDVKLNEGAFVGSGATVLNGVVMERNTILGAGGVLTKNLDAEKTAVGVPAKTIEK; encoded by the coding sequence ATGACGGAAATTGCAATATACGGAGCAGGAGGTTTTGGCAGAGAAGTGAATTTGATAGTGCAACAGCTTATTAAGAAAGGTTACCCGTATCATTTTTTAGGTTTTTTTGATGATGAAGATAAGTCCTCTGAATTAGGAAAATTATATTTAGGCAATACTGCAGCGCTTAACCATTGGAAAACCCCAATTTCTGTTGCATTAGCAATAGGAAATGGGAAAACCAGAAAGAAAGTAGTCGATAGAATAAGGAATCCGAGAGTTGAATTTTCAAAAGTAATTTCTCCTTATGCTGTTTTTAATGACATCATTTCTATCGGAAAAGGTAGTATTATTTGTGCAGGAGCAAATTTAACCACAAATATAGAGGTTGGAGAGTTTGTTGTAGTTAATCTGAATGCTACGATTGGACATGATTGTCGTTTAGGGGATTTTAGTTCTGTGATGCCGGGAGCCAATTTAGCAGGAGATGTGAAACTAAATGAAGGTGCTTTTGTAGGGAGCGGAGCAACGGTTTTAAATGGAGTTGTAATGGAGCGAAACACTATTTTAGGAGCTGGAGGAGTTCTAACCAAAAATTTAGATGCAGAAAAAACAGCTGTTGGTGTTCCTGCTAAAACTATTGAAAAATGA
- a CDS encoding acetyltransferase, whose protein sequence is MLLFGASGHAKVIVDILLSKGIQVKGFYDEDEAKKELWGIPVVGKTKDFNDPIEECIVSIGKNDTRKKVVKQLAEAEFGTAIHDRAIVGSHVEIGEGTVVMAGTVINADTKIGEHVIINTAASVDHDCKIGDFAHIAPNSSLCGGVEVGEGTLIGAGATIIPLVKIGKWCTIGAGAVVVEDVPDNSIAVGNPAKIIKTTV, encoded by the coding sequence ATGCTATTATTCGGTGCAAGTGGACATGCAAAAGTGATAGTGGACATCCTGCTCTCCAAGGGAATTCAGGTTAAAGGATTCTACGATGAGGACGAAGCAAAAAAGGAACTATGGGGAATTCCTGTTGTAGGTAAGACCAAAGATTTTAATGATCCAATAGAGGAATGTATTGTGTCTATTGGTAAAAATGATACGCGCAAAAAGGTAGTGAAACAATTAGCTGAGGCGGAATTTGGCACAGCTATTCATGACCGTGCCATAGTAGGTTCCCATGTTGAAATAGGGGAGGGAACAGTAGTAATGGCAGGTACCGTTATTAACGCAGATACTAAGATTGGAGAGCACGTAATTATCAATACTGCAGCTAGTGTTGATCATGATTGCAAGATTGGCGATTTTGCCCATATTGCACCCAATTCATCCTTATGTGGTGGAGTAGAAGTAGGTGAAGGAACTTTGATTGGAGCTGGGGCAACCATTATTCCTTTAGTTAAAATTGGGAAGTGGTGTACCATTGGAGCTGGAGCAGTGGTGGTAGAAGATGTGCCTGACAACTCTATAGCCGTTGGAAATCCAGCCAAAATTATTAAAACAACAGTTTAA
- a CDS encoding thioredoxin family protein, translated as MIETVTDINLEETLMKNEKVVVKFFADWCGVCKAFAPQFKKMAEEADENIKFLEINAPDNPKARLSAGVYSLPFFASYENGELKEKISSSDRKAVQQLIDGFKNKEAAN; from the coding sequence ATGATTGAAACAGTTACTGACATTAATTTAGAAGAAACGTTGATGAAAAACGAGAAAGTGGTAGTGAAATTTTTTGCAGATTGGTGTGGTGTTTGCAAAGCATTTGCTCCACAGTTCAAGAAAATGGCTGAAGAAGCTGACGAGAATATAAAATTTCTCGAAATTAATGCCCCTGATAATCCAAAAGCCAGATTGTCGGCAGGAGTCTACAGTTTGCCATTTTTTGCCAGTTATGAAAATGGAGAGCTTAAAGAGAAAATATCTTCATCAGATCGAAAGGCAGTGCAACAATTGATTGATGGGTTTAAAAACAAGGAAGCAGCAAATTAA
- a CDS encoding M1 family metallopeptidase, which yields MKIKVLGFVMAMLMSSVFAFGQTDRWQQAINYEMEIDMDVETHQFEGKQKAVYTNNSPDQLSKVFYHLYFNAFQPNSMMDVRSRTIKDPDRRVGDRISKLSEDEIGYQKIKSLKQDGKKVSFEVVGTILEVDLNKPINPGETATFEMEFEAQVPVQIRRTGRDNAEGVSYSMAQWYPKMAEYDYQGWHSNPYIGREFHGIWGDFDVKITIDKDFVLGGTGYLQNPNEVGHGYQDKGVKPGKGKNGKHTWHFKAPKVIDFMWAADPDFTHVKAQVPNGPELHFLYQMNDKTKENWEKLPEYTIKAFEYANKTFGKYPYDQYSVIQGGDGGMEYPMATLITGERSLGSLVGVTVHEMFHSWYQGVLATNEALYEWMDEGFTSFGSAETMNVIMEQGEKNPQSGNYRGYLALAESGYEEPMSTHADHYVTNFAYGRAAYSKGATFLGQLRYIMGEDVFYPAMRTYFDEWKFKHPNDNDFIRIMEKASGLELDWYKEYFVYSTKRIDYGIKAVLEKDGKSFVTLEKVGKMPMPLEVSITYNDGSSEMVYIPLRIMRGEKSFDANQNVKVLADWPWVLPTYTFELNKPASSIKSMVIDEAEGMADVDRENNSFNAEKHLKPTFEE from the coding sequence ATGAAAATAAAAGTTTTAGGATTTGTAATGGCTATGTTGATGAGTTCTGTTTTTGCTTTTGGGCAGACAGACCGTTGGCAGCAAGCTATTAACTATGAAATGGAAATTGATATGGATGTGGAAACGCATCAATTTGAAGGGAAACAAAAAGCAGTTTATACCAATAATTCACCAGATCAGTTGAGTAAGGTGTTTTATCATTTGTATTTTAATGCTTTTCAGCCCAACAGCATGATGGATGTTCGTTCCAGAACAATTAAAGATCCAGACAGAAGAGTAGGGGATAGAATCAGTAAATTATCTGAAGATGAGATTGGCTATCAAAAAATCAAAAGCCTGAAACAAGATGGGAAAAAAGTAAGCTTTGAAGTAGTGGGTACTATTTTGGAAGTTGACTTAAATAAGCCTATCAATCCAGGTGAAACCGCTACTTTTGAAATGGAATTTGAAGCACAAGTTCCGGTTCAGATCAGAAGAACAGGTCGTGATAATGCTGAAGGGGTAAGCTACTCAATGGCGCAATGGTATCCTAAAATGGCTGAATATGATTATCAAGGATGGCATTCAAATCCATACATCGGAAGAGAATTTCACGGAATATGGGGCGATTTTGATGTGAAAATTACGATTGACAAGGATTTTGTATTAGGCGGTACTGGTTATCTTCAGAATCCAAATGAAGTAGGACATGGTTATCAGGATAAAGGTGTGAAGCCAGGTAAGGGGAAAAATGGCAAACATACTTGGCATTTTAAAGCTCCTAAAGTAATTGATTTTATGTGGGCAGCTGATCCTGATTTTACCCATGTGAAAGCGCAAGTTCCTAATGGACCGGAATTGCATTTCTTATACCAAATGAACGATAAAACGAAGGAAAATTGGGAAAAGTTACCTGAGTATACTATTAAGGCCTTTGAATATGCCAATAAGACTTTTGGTAAATATCCTTACGATCAATACTCTGTAATTCAAGGTGGCGATGGTGGAATGGAATATCCTATGGCTACTTTAATTACAGGGGAAAGAAGCTTAGGAAGCTTAGTAGGTGTAACAGTTCACGAAATGTTCCACAGCTGGTATCAAGGAGTTTTGGCTACTAATGAAGCTTTATATGAATGGATGGATGAAGGTTTCACCTCTTTCGGTTCTGCTGAAACCATGAATGTGATTATGGAGCAGGGTGAGAAAAATCCTCAATCAGGGAATTACAGAGGGTACTTGGCACTCGCAGAAAGTGGATATGAAGAACCGATGAGTACGCATGCAGATCATTATGTGACTAATTTTGCTTATGGAAGAGCGGCTTATTCAAAAGGGGCTACTTTCTTAGGGCAGTTGCGCTACATAATGGGCGAAGACGTATTCTACCCTGCAATGAGAACTTATTTTGACGAGTGGAAATTCAAGCACCCTAATGATAACGACTTCATTAGAATTATGGAGAAGGCTTCAGGTTTAGAATTGGACTGGTATAAAGAATATTTTGTTTATTCTACTAAGAGGATTGATTATGGGATTAAAGCTGTTTTGGAGAAAGATGGAAAATCATTTGTGACTTTAGAGAAAGTAGGTAAAATGCCAATGCCTTTAGAGGTCTCTATTACTTATAATGACGGTAGCTCTGAAATGGTTTATATTCCATTAAGAATAATGAGAGGTGAAAAGTCATTTGATGCAAATCAAAATGTAAAAGTTTTGGCTGATTGGCCATGGGTATTACCTACTTATACTTTTGAATTAAATAAACCGGCTTCGAGTATTAAAAGCATGGTTATAGATGAAGCAGAAGGCATGGCGGATGTAGACAGAGAGAATAACTCTTTTAATGCTGAAAAGCATTTGAAACCAACATTTGAAGAATAA
- a CDS encoding DUF4290 domain-containing protein: MLDYNTQRPEMKLKEYGRNVQMLVKHLRTVEDKETRNKMAYTVVDLIKQLSSGPKDHNNDNMQKYWDDLYIMSDFNLDVDSPYPMPEKEILGKKPQPVKYASDEVKFKHYGRNIELLVEKAISIEDEEEKQAAVYYIGRLMKTFYTTWNRDNVTEEAIADNIVQLSNGKLSVDIDHVKATNGFDAIFKDNRPRNNNNKGKRTNKGSHQKRRKN, from the coding sequence ATGTTAGATTATAACACCCAAAGACCCGAAATGAAATTAAAAGAATATGGACGCAATGTCCAAATGTTGGTCAAACATTTGCGCACTGTAGAAGATAAAGAAACGCGTAATAAAATGGCTTACACTGTAGTGGATTTAATTAAGCAGTTAAGCAGCGGGCCTAAAGACCATAATAATGACAATATGCAGAAGTATTGGGATGACTTATATATCATGTCCGATTTCAATTTGGATGTTGACAGCCCATACCCAATGCCCGAAAAGGAAATATTAGGTAAAAAACCTCAGCCAGTGAAATATGCTTCTGATGAAGTGAAATTCAAGCACTATGGTAGAAATATTGAATTATTGGTAGAGAAAGCAATCAGCATTGAGGACGAAGAAGAAAAACAAGCTGCCGTTTATTATATCGGCCGATTGATGAAAACTTTCTACACCACCTGGAATAGAGACAATGTAACCGAAGAAGCTATTGCAGATAATATTGTACAATTATCAAACGGAAAATTATCGGTTGATATTGACCATGTGAAAGCTACAAATGGTTTTGATGCCATCTTCAAAGATAACAGACCAAGAAATAATAATAATAAAGGCAAAAGAACTAATAAAGGAAGCCACCAAAAAAGAAGAAAAAACTAA
- the murA gene encoding UDP-N-acetylglucosamine 1-carboxyvinyltransferase, giving the protein MASFKITGGQKLSGEIHPQGAKNEALQILCAVLLTPEKVTIHKVPNIVDVNKLIDLLRDLGVEVNQIGEESYEFTAKTVNLDFFGTAEYTKKAASLRGSIMLLGPLLARFGKAMIPKPGGDKIGRRRLDTHFIGFQKLGAKFLFESEKNFYHIDASSLKGAYIHLDEASVTGTANIVMAASMAEGKTTIYNAACEPYLQQLCKMLVRMGAKIDGIGSNLLHIEGVKELKGTEHTMLPDMIEIGSFIGLAAMTQSEITIKNAGVEHLGIIPETFQRLGIKMEFRGDDIFIPSQQHYEIETFIDGSIMTIADAIWPGFTPDLLSIVLVVATQAKGTVLVHQKMFESRLFFVDKLIDMGAQIILCDPHRATVIGLDRQINLRGISMTSPDIRAGVSLLIAALSADGESTIHNVEQIDRGYQNIDTRLKALGAKIERVES; this is encoded by the coding sequence ATGGCATCATTTAAAATAACCGGAGGACAAAAACTCTCTGGTGAAATTCATCCTCAAGGTGCAAAAAATGAGGCTTTACAAATTCTTTGCGCTGTATTATTAACTCCCGAGAAAGTGACCATTCACAAAGTCCCCAATATTGTGGATGTCAACAAATTGATTGATCTTTTAAGAGATTTGGGGGTTGAAGTAAACCAAATCGGAGAAGAAAGCTATGAATTTACTGCTAAAACTGTAAATCTTGATTTCTTCGGAACTGCTGAATATACTAAAAAGGCGGCTTCATTAAGAGGCTCCATAATGCTACTAGGTCCCCTTTTGGCAAGATTTGGAAAAGCCATGATCCCTAAACCCGGGGGAGATAAAATTGGCAGAAGAAGACTAGACACCCATTTCATAGGATTTCAAAAATTAGGAGCTAAGTTCCTATTCGAATCTGAAAAGAACTTTTATCATATTGATGCTTCCAGTCTGAAAGGCGCCTACATTCATTTGGATGAAGCTTCCGTTACCGGAACAGCCAATATTGTGATGGCCGCTTCTATGGCCGAAGGAAAAACTACCATTTATAATGCAGCTTGCGAGCCTTACTTGCAACAATTATGCAAGATGCTGGTGAGAATGGGGGCAAAAATTGACGGTATAGGTTCTAACCTATTGCATATTGAAGGAGTTAAAGAATTAAAAGGCACAGAACACACTATGTTGCCTGATATGATTGAAATCGGAAGTTTTATTGGCCTAGCAGCCATGACACAGTCTGAAATCACTATCAAAAATGCGGGTGTTGAGCACTTGGGTATTATTCCAGAAACTTTCCAGAGATTAGGTATTAAGATGGAATTTAGAGGGGATGATATCTTTATTCCTTCCCAGCAGCATTACGAAATAGAAACATTTATTGATGGGTCGATCATGACTATAGCTGATGCCATTTGGCCGGGCTTCACTCCCGATTTATTAAGCATAGTATTGGTTGTGGCCACGCAAGCCAAAGGAACTGTCTTAGTGCATCAGAAAATGTTTGAAAGCAGGTTGTTCTTTGTGGATAAGCTAATAGACATGGGAGCTCAAATCATCTTATGCGATCCTCATAGAGCTACCGTGATCGGTCTTGACAGGCAAATTAATTTAAGAGGCATTTCCATGACTTCCCCTGACATTAGGGCTGGGGTTTCCTTATTGATTGCCGCTTTATCAGCAGATGGCGAAAGTACCATTCATAATGTGGAACAAATTGATAGAGGCTATCAGAATATTGATACTAGATTAAAAGCATTAGGAGCTAAGATTGAAAGGGTGGAGAGTTAG